A window of Pectinophora gossypiella chromosome 12, ilPecGoss1.1, whole genome shotgun sequence contains these coding sequences:
- the LOC126371299 gene encoding protein farnesyltransferase/geranylgeranyltransferase type-1 subunit alpha, which translates to MSDSGDSDVSWILYKERPDWSDLKPVPEDDGPSPVVVIAHSEKFEDVYDFFRAILQKNEKSERALQLTRDAVELNPANYTVWQYRRDVLKALGTDLRSELDYVETVIKHSPKNYQVWHHRKVLVEWLQDPSMEIELTGDALLQDPKNYHAWQHRQWAIKTFGLYAKELDFVDALLVEDVRNNSAWNQRYFVMNNHHGWSDMNVQKEICYTLEKIKFIKNNESAWNYLRGVLLHDKRGMSGNAVVFNFCEELYKNKCRSPYLLAFIIDVCDEAIKKGETNSFHNADRAIELCQALAGKYDKIRCKYWNYMCEKFKKIPKEQNGQDNMEV; encoded by the exons ATGTCTGATAGTGGAGACAGCGATGTTTCATGGATATTGTACAAAGAGAGACCGGACTGGAGCGACCTGAAGCCGGTGCCAGAAGACGATGGACCTAGTCCCGTCGTGGTCATCGCACATTCCGAAAAAT TTGAAGATGTGTATGATTTCTTCCGTGCTATTCTCCAGAAGAATGAGAAGTCTGAGCGAGCACTGCAATTAACAAGAGATGCGGTCGAACTCAATCCAGCAAATTATACTGTTTGGCAATATAG GAGAGACGTGCTGAAAGCACTAGGCACAGACTTAAGATCTGAATTAGATTATGTGGAAACAGTGATAAAACATTCACCGAAAAATTATCAA GTGTGGCACCACCGGAAGGTGCTAGTAGAGTGGCTGCAGGACCCCTCTATGGAGATCGAGCTGACTGGCGACGCGCTCCTACAGGACCCCAAGAACTACCACGCATGGCAACATAGACAGTGGGCAATTAAAACTTTTGG TCTCTACGCAAAAGAATTGGACTTCGTTGACGCTCTGCTAGTTGAAGACGTCAGAAACAACTCTGCGTGGAACCAGCGCTACTTCGTGATGAACAACCACCACGGCTGGTCTGACATGAACGTGCAAAAGGAAATCTGTTACACACTGGAAAAGATAAAATTTATCAAGAATAATGAGAGTGCATGGAACTATTTAAGAGGCGTGTTGTTGCACGACAAAAGGGGAATGAGTGGAAATGCAGTTGTCTTTAACTTTTGTGaagaattatacaaaaataaatgccgGTCACCTTATCTCCTCGCTTTCATCATAGACGTCTGTGATGAAGCCATAAAGAAGGGAGAAACTAACTCCTTCCATAATGCTGATAGAGCAATCGAACTATGCCAGGCTTTAGCGGGAAAATATGACAAAATTAGATGCAAGTACTGGAATTACATGTGCGAAAAATTCAAAAAGATCCCCAAGGAACAAAATGGGCAAGACAACATGGaggtataa
- the LOC126371612 gene encoding uncharacterized protein C45G9.9-like codes for MRKCPLPAPSKNKGPLLPPVTTKSNKPNCHCGHCPCAKESWSDDDEDFDIDESDSEAKRHSMIRKNMREIKAMSKHVRQSRRVKCLEESKRKPFPSTSKKEPKKKKKKPRKKSSLLEMIPDERECACEIMARAAAASLHRHVGLYDRRADINADLREPEPVPETTEQPGPAP; via the exons ATGAGAAAGTGTCCCCTGCCAGCACCCAGTAAAAATAAAGGACCATTACTTCCACCCGTAACTACCAAGTCCAACAAG CCAAACTGCCATTGCGGTCATTGCCCCTGTGCCAAAGAGTCGTGGTCGGACGATGACGAGGACTTTGACATCGACGAGTCGGACTCGGAAGCGAAACGTCACAGTATGATAAGGAAAAACATGCGCGAAATCAAAGCTATGTCCAAACATGTCCGGCAATCGCGCAGGGTAAAATGCTTGGAGGAGAGTAAAAGAAAGCCTTTTCCGAGCACGTCGAAGAAGGAaccgaagaagaagaaaaagaagccGAGGAAGAAGTCTAGTTTGTTGGAGATGATACCTGACGAGCGCGAGTGTGCGTGCGAGATCATGGCGCGCGCGGCTGCGGCCAGCCTGCACCGCCACGTGGGGCTGTACGACCGCCGCGCGGACATCAACGCCGATCTGCGAGAACCTGAGCCCGTGCCCGAGACCACCGAACAACCTGGACCAGCTCCCTAG